A part of Pirellulaceae bacterium genomic DNA contains:
- a CDS encoding type II secretion system protein — protein sequence MSRLVQNRLRTLDAWLRRQTVPELSTLGLGTWGRYVCWDGRRKKLDSPYRTGFSLLEVIIATAVLAGSAMILVSVVGAGARFGTRAERQTLAYAAAQSVLDEFLAVFPQDSRQTDWTGPLDGPIPMSYRIITTDFNQVTSESSSALSPGGGPSAVSPKGPVSPGGPNENRVSTLQRVIVEVFDGDVTGSSEAREPLCRLSRLARRPIEALDSGSATEAAQVAPPARAMRDAGGGGRL from the coding sequence ATGAGTCGACTTGTGCAAAATCGACTTAGAACTCTCGACGCATGGCTCCGGCGACAAACCGTACCTGAACTTTCGACTTTAGGACTTGGGACTTGGGGGCGCTACGTTTGCTGGGACGGTCGGCGAAAAAAGCTAGATAGTCCCTATCGCACCGGCTTTTCGCTGCTCGAAGTCATCATTGCCACTGCCGTTTTGGCGGGCAGCGCTATGATTCTAGTTTCGGTCGTTGGAGCAGGAGCCAGATTTGGCACCAGAGCCGAGCGCCAGACGTTGGCGTACGCCGCCGCACAGTCCGTCCTGGACGAGTTTCTGGCGGTTTTTCCGCAGGATAGCCGGCAGACGGATTGGACAGGGCCCCTCGACGGCCCGATTCCGATGAGCTATCGGATTATCACGACGGACTTTAACCAAGTCACTTCAGAATCATCAAGTGCTCTGTCCCCAGGCGGAGGGCCAAGTGCTGTATCCCCAAAAGGCCCTGTGTCCCCAGGCGGCCCAAATGAGAATCGTGTATCCACACTTCAACGGGTGATTGTCGAGGTATTTGACGGTGATGTAACCGGGTCAAGTGAAGCGCGTGAGCCGCTGTGCAGACTCAGCCGCTTGGCACGCCGGCCCATAGAAGCGCTAGATTCCGGCTCGGCGACTGAGGCTGCTCAAGTTGCACCGCCAGCCAGGGCCATGCGCGACGCTGGCGGAGGTGGACGGTTGTGA
- a CDS encoding type II secretion system protein produces MIRHTTIFRAVRAAFSLLELMIVLSVMVGATALVWPSLSKPLQRSALSEAAQGLRDVLDQTRHQALERGQVHMVELAAGSSQVTYGSFDQLAQSLDANRSHGSTAAQTLSRFDAATQASASRYRFPTNVVIDQVYWSITAPVTDFSSTDGAVGTLLPTTDGAPTTLVMQQNLSTEEFDPSASPKTWWLAIAADGLGRDAHIRLRDQQVNQTITVLYRAMTGAVEIIP; encoded by the coding sequence GTGATTCGACACACGACCATATTTCGCGCAGTGCGAGCTGCATTTAGCTTGCTGGAATTGATGATCGTATTGTCGGTCATGGTCGGTGCGACCGCGCTGGTCTGGCCCAGTTTAAGCAAGCCACTACAGCGGTCTGCACTCAGCGAAGCCGCTCAGGGACTACGAGATGTCTTAGATCAGACTCGACATCAAGCACTCGAGCGCGGCCAGGTGCACATGGTGGAGCTGGCTGCCGGCTCAAGCCAGGTAACGTATGGTAGCTTCGACCAGTTAGCCCAGAGTTTGGATGCCAATCGCTCTCACGGTAGCACTGCTGCCCAAACGCTGTCTCGCTTCGACGCAGCCACACAGGCTTCAGCCAGCCGCTATCGATTCCCCACCAACGTAGTGATCGACCAGGTCTATTGGTCGATCACTGCTCCGGTCACCGACTTTAGTTCGACCGACGGCGCGGTGGGTACGCTACTGCCCACAACGGATGGCGCGCCAACAACGTTGGTGATGCAGCAGAATTTGTCGACCGAGGAGTTCGATCCATCTGCTTCGCCCAAGACATGGTGGCTGGCAATTGCGGCAGACGGGTTGGGGCGCGACGCGCACATACGCCTGCGCGACCAGCAGGTCAACCAAACCATAACCGTACTCTATCGGGCCATGACCGGTGCAGTGGAGATTATCCCATGA
- the gspG gene encoding type II secretion system major pseudopilin GspG encodes MKHGNNRRGLTLLEVMIVLIILVGLMAVVGPRLLGTQKKADIRTAQLQIGNVVAALKLYAADMRSFPITEEGLEMLVKAPEDESLARNWSGPYLEDGKLPVDPWGSALQYEYAGADQLASDGADQDQASDFPLIFSMGPDRQPGTSDDISNRAVQDQEDAAAGNTGSAQATR; translated from the coding sequence GTGAAACACGGAAATAATCGTCGCGGCTTGACGCTGCTGGAAGTCATGATCGTCTTGATCATCTTGGTGGGCTTGATGGCCGTCGTGGGACCACGACTTTTGGGCACACAGAAGAAGGCTGACATTCGTACCGCTCAGTTACAAATCGGCAATGTTGTCGCTGCGCTTAAGCTGTATGCGGCCGACATGCGTAGCTTTCCAATCACCGAAGAAGGTCTGGAAATGTTGGTCAAGGCCCCTGAAGATGAGTCACTGGCTCGCAATTGGTCTGGCCCCTATCTGGAAGATGGCAAATTGCCTGTCGATCCCTGGGGCAGTGCCTTGCAATATGAGTATGCCGGTGCTGACCAACTGGCCAGCGATGGCGCTGATCAAGATCAAGCCTCGGACTTTCCATTGATTTTCTCGATGGGACCGGATCGTCAACCAGGTACGAGCGACGACATCAGCAATCGCGCGGTGCAGGATCAGGAGGATGCCGCCGCTGGAAACACTGGCAGTGCTCAGGCAACGCGGTAA
- a CDS encoding type II secretion system F family protein, whose translation MPDFAYTAKSLAGQMHSGKMSAATRGEALQRLRDQSLYPMKVTDITPSVGSWSTFELPVRIKKEQVADFCSQLSDLLSGGVAMLDGLKILADATENPRLKQAVLRIHDQVSQGSTLDQAMAQESAIFSELTLSMIRAGQEGAFLEEALQRTSVFLRKQDEMRGKIVSALTYPLILASVGTVIVTVMIVFMVPKFQPFFDRLEQTGAGLPLVTVLLLGASHTLMQYGVLVAAGLAAISYGVYRLLKTQAGRRWLDRTKLKIPILGGVFHDAAVSRACRVLGTLLRNGVPLLKSLKISSESTGNMLLADAMLNSADNITAGDSLSKPLAASGLIPPQVMAMIRVAEESNTLDEVLVKIADRIDNRIERRLEVLVRLIEPLTLVVIGCLVMFVIVGVLLPVFDLNASVG comes from the coding sequence ATGCCTGACTTCGCTTACACGGCCAAATCGCTGGCCGGCCAGATGCACTCTGGTAAGATGAGTGCAGCCACTCGAGGAGAAGCCTTGCAGCGGCTGCGCGATCAATCGCTATATCCGATGAAGGTCACGGACATTACGCCCAGCGTTGGTTCATGGTCGACTTTCGAATTGCCAGTCCGCATCAAGAAGGAGCAGGTTGCAGACTTCTGCTCGCAGCTGTCAGATTTGCTCAGTGGCGGCGTGGCGATGCTGGACGGTCTGAAAATATTGGCGGACGCTACGGAGAATCCGCGTTTGAAGCAGGCCGTTCTCAGGATTCATGATCAAGTGTCACAAGGTAGCACGCTAGATCAAGCGATGGCTCAAGAGTCCGCGATTTTTTCCGAGCTAACGTTGAGCATGATTCGCGCAGGTCAAGAGGGGGCCTTCCTGGAAGAAGCCTTGCAGCGAACCAGTGTCTTTTTACGCAAACAAGATGAGATGCGAGGCAAGATCGTGAGCGCCTTGACCTACCCCTTGATTTTGGCCAGCGTTGGAACGGTGATCGTGACTGTCATGATCGTATTCATGGTTCCCAAGTTTCAGCCGTTCTTTGATCGCTTGGAGCAGACGGGGGCGGGCTTGCCATTGGTCACGGTGCTGCTGTTGGGTGCCAGCCATACACTGATGCAGTATGGCGTCTTGGTGGCAGCCGGCTTGGCGGCGATCAGCTATGGGGTTTATCGACTGCTAAAGACCCAAGCGGGCCGACGCTGGCTGGATCGTACAAAACTGAAAATACCGATTTTAGGTGGTGTGTTTCATGATGCAGCGGTATCACGCGCCTGCCGAGTGTTGGGGACCCTGCTACGCAATGGGGTACCGCTACTTAAGTCACTGAAGATTAGTAGCGAGTCAACCGGAAATATGTTGCTGGCCGATGCGATGCTAAACTCTGCAGATAACATCACGGCAGGGGATTCGCTATCGAAACCCCTGGCTGCGAGTGGCCTGATTCCACCGCAAGTTATGGCCATGATTCGCGTGGCCGAAGAATCCAACACACTGGACGAAGTACTAGTGAAAATCGCGGATCGAATCGACAATCGTATCGAAAGAAGATTGGAAGTCCTGGTCAGATTGATCGAACCGCTGACCCTGGTGGTTATCGGGTGTCTGGTTATGTTTGTTATCGTTGGCGTGCTGCTGCCTGTATTTGACCTGAATGCATCGGTCGGTTAG
- a CDS encoding type II/IV secretion system protein encodes MLTNAKLLETRLDSTQLRQVADCLREGEPIDTLADQWDFDNANHLLAVAARSMGLECLESEELDLDAQALDGFPIKLIHRHEIFPLERGDNWLKLAISNPFDFAAVDTVASALELEVHPVVAAPEMIQRLIKRHLGVGAETIDGLIALQRLQTGDAEILEGLDANSLEVVEEAQQASVVRLVNEILTEAIEARASDIHIESQEGGLKLRYRVDGVLQKQPTPPEMNHFCAAIISRLKIMARLNIAEKRVPQDGRIKLRLSGREIDIRVSVIPMLHGESVVMRVLDKSNLKFSLRGIGMPEAVHDQFQQLIRQPHGIVLVTGPTGSGKTTTLYSALSEIKSEEVKIITTEDPIEYQLEGINQIQVHAKVGLTFAACLRAILRHDPDVVLVGEIRDLETAENATQASLTGHMVFSTLHTNDAASAFMRLCDMGVEPFLVASTISGVLAQRLVRVLCDECKESYRPDPNDLPSDFPAEARLNPNLKLYRPGGCEACRRTGYRGRIGIYELLVANEEIRQLVTERITSDVIKQSAMKNGMHTLRMDGWNKVLNGTTTLDEVLRVTKAD; translated from the coding sequence ATGCTTACCAATGCGAAACTGCTTGAAACCCGGCTCGACTCGACCCAACTACGCCAAGTGGCCGATTGTCTTCGCGAAGGCGAGCCGATTGACACCTTGGCCGACCAATGGGATTTCGATAATGCAAACCACCTGCTGGCGGTTGCAGCACGTTCCATGGGGCTGGAGTGTCTTGAGTCCGAAGAATTGGATTTGGATGCTCAGGCATTGGATGGATTTCCAATCAAGTTGATTCATCGCCATGAGATATTTCCCCTGGAGCGCGGCGACAATTGGCTCAAGCTAGCCATCAGCAATCCATTTGATTTCGCAGCGGTTGATACCGTGGCTTCAGCGCTGGAGTTGGAGGTGCATCCGGTTGTAGCAGCTCCCGAAATGATCCAACGGCTGATTAAGCGGCACTTGGGCGTGGGTGCAGAGACGATTGATGGATTGATTGCCTTGCAGCGTCTGCAAACCGGTGATGCGGAGATCCTCGAGGGCTTAGATGCCAATAGTTTGGAAGTTGTCGAAGAGGCGCAGCAGGCGTCAGTCGTTCGACTGGTAAATGAGATTCTAACCGAAGCCATCGAAGCTCGCGCAAGCGATATTCACATTGAGTCTCAAGAGGGTGGACTCAAGCTGCGATATCGCGTTGACGGTGTTTTGCAAAAGCAACCTACTCCGCCGGAAATGAACCACTTCTGCGCCGCCATCATCAGCCGCCTGAAGATTATGGCTCGGCTGAACATCGCTGAAAAGCGAGTGCCCCAAGACGGACGTATCAAACTGCGGCTCAGCGGTCGCGAGATCGACATTCGCGTGTCTGTAATTCCGATGCTGCACGGCGAAAGCGTCGTCATGCGCGTGCTCGATAAGTCGAACTTGAAATTCTCGTTGCGCGGCATTGGCATGCCGGAAGCCGTGCACGACCAATTCCAGCAACTGATCCGCCAGCCGCACGGCATCGTGCTTGTGACTGGCCCGACCGGTTCGGGCAAGACCACGACGCTGTATAGCGCGCTGAGTGAAATTAAGTCGGAAGAAGTAAAAATCATCACGACTGAAGACCCGATCGAGTATCAACTGGAAGGCATCAATCAGATCCAGGTCCACGCCAAAGTTGGTTTGACGTTTGCTGCGTGCTTGCGAGCCATTCTGCGGCATGATCCGGATGTGGTGCTGGTCGGCGAAATTCGGGATTTGGAGACTGCCGAAAATGCTACCCAGGCATCGCTGACGGGTCACATGGTTTTCAGTACCCTGCACACCAACGATGCGGCTAGCGCTTTCATGCGATTATGCGATATGGGAGTTGAGCCGTTTCTGGTAGCGAGCACGATTTCAGGCGTACTGGCTCAGCGATTGGTGCGCGTGTTGTGCGATGAGTGCAAGGAATCCTATCGCCCGGACCCCAATGATTTGCCGAGCGATTTTCCGGCTGAAGCGCGACTGAATCCGAACTTGAAACTCTACCGTCCTGGTGGCTGTGAAGCCTGTCGCCGTACTGGCTACCGTGGGCGAATTGGCATCTACGAATTGTTGGTGGCCAACGAAGAAATTCGACAACTCGTTACCGAGCGGATTACGTCGGACGTTATCAAGCAATCGGCAATGAAGAACGGAATGCACACCCTGCGCATGGATGGTTGGAATAAAGTGCTCAACGGTACAACGACTCTGGACGAGGTACTGCGGGTCACCAAGGCCGACTGA